In Erpetoichthys calabaricus chromosome 6, fErpCal1.3, whole genome shotgun sequence, one genomic interval encodes:
- the LOC114653592 gene encoding myosin light chain kinase 3-like isoform X1 has product MSNKESQSTTFVNSLAKIYDPNAIQNHGPTCSTGSTCKKIIRNINNSVDNFNDMDIKIDTLGCKMDKLINIQEKVLNRLDSMAKDIEVIEDEVEVLKASKQDLSQIQQAQEKVTSNDIKDVFLEITTLLSSMDQRSEQQTKRLDGVEKIVLGIQQLINFVGETIKTSRITEHFFKEKCPPKPSMVNVSAVKDNRPKQPVKRHASEKSDTIWKKRMEKTAPSAKAAHWTQRIRPHSDLRDSRPCEAIHNPPRRTKLQGPKHFLANRKYRYILKDHKVKDGKEKQRISLKVLKSQKKKKTLDVTESSVYKKQAAADEKVNQLNRQNAERLGKIFSPPEDIQAPSKESTSTDLEKKPSEEVPLEKISKSVVLEKAADESFKKEETWSGLDSTKVKNSTSVLEQAAHEPKARPTEKPSVTNHEKTKEKELVPETSSDEELIEIQVQEEEEEGEVEEEENEEEEQEEEEEEQNTNEDVQECGEEDEIYTEDMPENEETSLSEKETSDVIHENTKEEQELSADVLNKNCTVLLQKYEDNNEESIFLHLKEGTDEAQMENREVSELSSSSKRRVTEEELVKAAPKKSRVESQVGESPKSAPATATNEAHDQCKGESGQGPQIQEDTVKEYVIDTSHSPLAPFEHRIVSAKPAPIASFYAIDKQEIIGGGRFGQVHKCTEKSSGLTLAAKIIKARGSKEKEEVKNEIQVMNQLNHANLIQLYAAFESKYEIVLVMEYVEGGELFDRIIDENCNLTELDTILFIKQICDGIQYMHQMYILHLDLKPENILCVDRATNKIKIIDFGLARRYKPREKLKVNFGTPEFLAPEVINYDFVSFPTDMWSLGVITYMLLSGLSPFLGENDNETLNNILSCRWDFEEEEFKNVSEEAKDFIRKLLIKDKSWRISATESLKHPWLSDRSLHYTLHQQINKKKRIQQATFYWTNSATA; this is encoded by the exons ATGAGCAACAAAGAAAGTCAGAGTACTACTTTTGTGAATTCCCTTGCTAAAATCTATGACCCAAACGCTATACAGAACCATGGACCCACCTGTAGCACTGGAAGCACATGCAAGAAGATTATAAGAAACATCAATAACTCTGTTGACAATTTTAATGACATGGATATCAAGATCGACACTCTGGGTTGCAAAATGGACAAGCTTATCAACATCCAGGAAAAAGTGCTCAACAGGTTGGACAGCATGGCAAAAGATATTGAGGTAATTGAAGATGAAGTTGAAGTACTGAAAGCAAGCAAACAGGATCTAAGCCAAATTCAACAGGCCCAAGAAAAAGTGACCTCAAATGATATTAAAGACGTTTTTTTGGAAATTACAACTTTGTTGTCCTCCATGGATCAAAGATCCGAACAACAGACAAAAAGGTTAGACGGAGTCGAAAAAATTGTTCTTGGCATCCAGCAGCTTATAAACTTTGTTGGAGAAACCATTAAAACATCCAGAATTACTGagcattttttcaaagaaaaatgcccTCCAAAGCCCAGCATGGTAAATGTGTCAGCAGTAAAAGACAATCGGCCTAAGCAGCCTGTGAAAAGACATGCTTCTGAGAAAAGTGACACAATATGGAAAAAACGGATGGAAAAG actgCTCCTTCAGCTAAAGCTGCTCACTGGACTCAAAGAATCCGACCCCACAGTGACCTCCGTGATTCCAGGCCTTGTGAAGCCATCCACAACCCCCCACGTAGGACTAAACTCCAGGGACCCAAGCATTTCCTTGCTAACCGTAAATATAGATACATT CTAAAGGATCACAAAGTAAAAGATGGGaaagaaaagcaaagaataaGTCTTAAAGTTCTGAaatctcaaaaaaagaaaaaaacactcgATGTCACAG AATCATCAGTTTATAAGAAGCAGGCAGCAGCTGATGAAAAGGTAAATCAGTTAAACCgacaaaatgctgaaagattggGAAAAATATTTTCTCCTCCAGAAGACATCCAAGCACCATCTAAAGAATCAACATCAACAGATTTGGAGAAGAAGCCCAGTGAAGAGGTGCCCTTGGAAAAGATCTCCAAGAGTGTGGTTCTTGAGAAGGCTGCAGATGAATCTTTCAAAAAAGAGGAAACATGGAGTGGGTTAGACAGCACAAAAGTTAAGAATTCTACCTCAGTCCTTGAACAAGCAGCACACGAACCTAAAGCCAGGCCAACTGAAAAGCCCAGTGTGACAAATCATGAAAAGACAAAGGAGAAGGAACTTGTGCCGGAAACTTCATCAGATGAAGAACTGATTGAAATACAAGttcaagaggaggaggaggaaggagaggtGGAAGAGGAGGAGAACgaggaggaggagcaggaggaggaggaggaggagcagaaCACAAATGAAGATGTACAAGAATGTGGGGAAGAGGATGAAATATACACTGAAGACATGCCAGAAAATGAAGAAACTTCTTTATCTGAAAAAGAGACTTCAGATGTTATACATGAAAATACCAAAGAAGAGCAGGAGCTGTCTGCTGATGTTCTGAACAAGAACTGTACTGTATTATTGCAGAA GTATGAAGACAACAATGAAGAAAGCATCTTTTtgcacttaaaagagggcactgATGAGGCACAGATGGAAAATAGAGAAGTGTCCGAGCTAAGCAGTAGCAGCAAAAGGAGAGTCACAGAGGAGGAGCTGGTGAAAGCTGCACCAAAGAAGAGCCGTGTTGAGTCTCAGGTGGGAGAATCTCCAAAGTCAGCACCAGCAACGGCAACCAATGAAGCACATGACCAGTGCAAGGGAGAGAGCGGGCAGGGACCACAGATTCAGGAGGACACCGTCAAAGAATATGTAATAG ACACAAGCCATTCACCTCTGGCTCCATTTGAACATCGTATTGTCTCAGCAAAGCCAGCACCAATAGCTAGCTTCTATGCAATTGACAAACAGGAGATAATCGGAGG aggACGCTTTGGTCAAGTTCACAAATGCACTGAAAAGTCATCAGGTCTGACACTGGCTGCAAAAATCATTAAAGCCAGGGGCTCCAAAGAAAAG GAGGAAGTAAAGAATGAAATACAAGTTATGAATCAGTTAAACCATGCTAATCTCATCCAGCTATATGCAGCATTTGAATCCAAGTATGAGATTGTACTTGTTATGGAATA tgtggaaGGAGGAGAACTCTTTGATAGAATCATTGATGAAAACTGCAACTTAACTGAACTGGACACAATATTATTCATCAAACAGATCTGTGATGGAATTCAATATATGCATCAGATGTATATATTGCATTTAGATTTAAAG CCTGAAAATATCCTCTGTGTCGACAGAGCtaccaacaaaattaaaattattgacTTTGGACTGGCAAGAAG ATATAAACCAAGGGAAAAGCTTAAAGTTAATTTTGGAACACCAGAATTTCTTGCTCCAGAAGTTATCAACTatgattttgtttcatttcctaCCGACATGTGGAGCCTTGGAGTGATTACATATATGCT gCTCAGTGGCCTTTCTCCATTCCTAGGGGAGAATGACAATGAAACTCTCAATAACATCCTTTCTTGCCGATGGgactttgaagaagaagaatttaaaaatgtctcaGAGGAAGCCAAAGATTTCATCAGAAAACTTCTAATCAAAGACAAAag CTGGAGGATAAGTGCAACTGAGTCTCTGAAGCACCCCTGGCTTTCAGATCGCAGTCTTCACTACACGCTTCATCAGCAG
- the LOC114653592 gene encoding myosin light chain kinase 3-like isoform X3 — protein sequence MSNKESQSTTFVNSLAKIYDPNAIQNHGPTCSTGSTCKKIIRNINNSVDNFNDMDIKIDTLGCKMDKLINIQEKVLNRLDSMAKDIEVIEDEVEVLKASKQDLSQIQQAQEKVTSNDIKDVFLEITTLLSSMDQRSEQQTKRLDGVEKIVLGIQQLINFVGETIKTSRITEHFFKEKCPPKPSMVNVSAVKDNRPKQPVKRHASEKSDTIWKKRMEKLKDHKVKDGKEKQRISLKVLKSQKKKKTLDVTESSVYKKQAAADEKVNQLNRQNAERLGKIFSPPEDIQAPSKESTSTDLEKKPSEEVPLEKISKSVVLEKAADESFKKEETWSGLDSTKVKNSTSVLEQAAHEPKARPTEKPSVTNHEKTKEKELVPETSSDEELIEIQVQEEEEEGEVEEEENEEEEQEEEEEEQNTNEDVQECGEEDEIYTEDMPENEETSLSEKETSDVIHENTKEEQELSADVLNKNCTVLLQKYEDNNEESIFLHLKEGTDEAQMENREVSELSSSSKRRVTEEELVKAAPKKSRVESQVGESPKSAPATATNEAHDQCKGESGQGPQIQEDTVKEYVIDTSHSPLAPFEHRIVSAKPAPIASFYAIDKQEIIGGGRFGQVHKCTEKSSGLTLAAKIIKARGSKEKEEVKNEIQVMNQLNHANLIQLYAAFESKYEIVLVMEYVEGGELFDRIIDENCNLTELDTILFIKQICDGIQYMHQMYILHLDLKPENILCVDRATNKIKIIDFGLARRYKPREKLKVNFGTPEFLAPEVINYDFVSFPTDMWSLGVITYMLLSGLSPFLGENDNETLNNILSCRWDFEEEEFKNVSEEAKDFIRKLLIKDKSWRISATESLKHPWLSDRSLHYTLHQQINKKKRIQQATFYWTNSATA from the exons ATGAGCAACAAAGAAAGTCAGAGTACTACTTTTGTGAATTCCCTTGCTAAAATCTATGACCCAAACGCTATACAGAACCATGGACCCACCTGTAGCACTGGAAGCACATGCAAGAAGATTATAAGAAACATCAATAACTCTGTTGACAATTTTAATGACATGGATATCAAGATCGACACTCTGGGTTGCAAAATGGACAAGCTTATCAACATCCAGGAAAAAGTGCTCAACAGGTTGGACAGCATGGCAAAAGATATTGAGGTAATTGAAGATGAAGTTGAAGTACTGAAAGCAAGCAAACAGGATCTAAGCCAAATTCAACAGGCCCAAGAAAAAGTGACCTCAAATGATATTAAAGACGTTTTTTTGGAAATTACAACTTTGTTGTCCTCCATGGATCAAAGATCCGAACAACAGACAAAAAGGTTAGACGGAGTCGAAAAAATTGTTCTTGGCATCCAGCAGCTTATAAACTTTGTTGGAGAAACCATTAAAACATCCAGAATTACTGagcattttttcaaagaaaaatgcccTCCAAAGCCCAGCATGGTAAATGTGTCAGCAGTAAAAGACAATCGGCCTAAGCAGCCTGTGAAAAGACATGCTTCTGAGAAAAGTGACACAATATGGAAAAAACGGATGGAAAAG CTAAAGGATCACAAAGTAAAAGATGGGaaagaaaagcaaagaataaGTCTTAAAGTTCTGAaatctcaaaaaaagaaaaaaacactcgATGTCACAG AATCATCAGTTTATAAGAAGCAGGCAGCAGCTGATGAAAAGGTAAATCAGTTAAACCgacaaaatgctgaaagattggGAAAAATATTTTCTCCTCCAGAAGACATCCAAGCACCATCTAAAGAATCAACATCAACAGATTTGGAGAAGAAGCCCAGTGAAGAGGTGCCCTTGGAAAAGATCTCCAAGAGTGTGGTTCTTGAGAAGGCTGCAGATGAATCTTTCAAAAAAGAGGAAACATGGAGTGGGTTAGACAGCACAAAAGTTAAGAATTCTACCTCAGTCCTTGAACAAGCAGCACACGAACCTAAAGCCAGGCCAACTGAAAAGCCCAGTGTGACAAATCATGAAAAGACAAAGGAGAAGGAACTTGTGCCGGAAACTTCATCAGATGAAGAACTGATTGAAATACAAGttcaagaggaggaggaggaaggagaggtGGAAGAGGAGGAGAACgaggaggaggagcaggaggaggaggaggaggagcagaaCACAAATGAAGATGTACAAGAATGTGGGGAAGAGGATGAAATATACACTGAAGACATGCCAGAAAATGAAGAAACTTCTTTATCTGAAAAAGAGACTTCAGATGTTATACATGAAAATACCAAAGAAGAGCAGGAGCTGTCTGCTGATGTTCTGAACAAGAACTGTACTGTATTATTGCAGAA GTATGAAGACAACAATGAAGAAAGCATCTTTTtgcacttaaaagagggcactgATGAGGCACAGATGGAAAATAGAGAAGTGTCCGAGCTAAGCAGTAGCAGCAAAAGGAGAGTCACAGAGGAGGAGCTGGTGAAAGCTGCACCAAAGAAGAGCCGTGTTGAGTCTCAGGTGGGAGAATCTCCAAAGTCAGCACCAGCAACGGCAACCAATGAAGCACATGACCAGTGCAAGGGAGAGAGCGGGCAGGGACCACAGATTCAGGAGGACACCGTCAAAGAATATGTAATAG ACACAAGCCATTCACCTCTGGCTCCATTTGAACATCGTATTGTCTCAGCAAAGCCAGCACCAATAGCTAGCTTCTATGCAATTGACAAACAGGAGATAATCGGAGG aggACGCTTTGGTCAAGTTCACAAATGCACTGAAAAGTCATCAGGTCTGACACTGGCTGCAAAAATCATTAAAGCCAGGGGCTCCAAAGAAAAG GAGGAAGTAAAGAATGAAATACAAGTTATGAATCAGTTAAACCATGCTAATCTCATCCAGCTATATGCAGCATTTGAATCCAAGTATGAGATTGTACTTGTTATGGAATA tgtggaaGGAGGAGAACTCTTTGATAGAATCATTGATGAAAACTGCAACTTAACTGAACTGGACACAATATTATTCATCAAACAGATCTGTGATGGAATTCAATATATGCATCAGATGTATATATTGCATTTAGATTTAAAG CCTGAAAATATCCTCTGTGTCGACAGAGCtaccaacaaaattaaaattattgacTTTGGACTGGCAAGAAG ATATAAACCAAGGGAAAAGCTTAAAGTTAATTTTGGAACACCAGAATTTCTTGCTCCAGAAGTTATCAACTatgattttgtttcatttcctaCCGACATGTGGAGCCTTGGAGTGATTACATATATGCT gCTCAGTGGCCTTTCTCCATTCCTAGGGGAGAATGACAATGAAACTCTCAATAACATCCTTTCTTGCCGATGGgactttgaagaagaagaatttaaaaatgtctcaGAGGAAGCCAAAGATTTCATCAGAAAACTTCTAATCAAAGACAAAag CTGGAGGATAAGTGCAACTGAGTCTCTGAAGCACCCCTGGCTTTCAGATCGCAGTCTTCACTACACGCTTCATCAGCAG
- the LOC114653592 gene encoding myosin light chain kinase 3-like isoform X2, whose amino-acid sequence MSNKESQSTTFVNSLAKIYDPNAIQNHGPTCSTGSTCKKIIRNINNSVDNFNDMDIKIDTLGCKMDKLINIQEKVLNRLDSMAKDIEVIEDEVEVLKASKQDLSQIQQAQEKVTSNDIKDVFLEITTLLSSMDQRSEQQTKRLDGVEKIVLGIQQLINFVGETIKTSRITEHFFKEKCPPKPSMVNVSAVKDNRPKQPVKRHASEKSDTIWKKRMEKTAPSAKAAHWTQRIRPHSDLRDSRPCEAIHNPPRRTKLQGPKHFLANRKYRYILKDHKVKDGKEKQRISLKVLKSQKKKKTLDVTESSVYKKQAAADEKVNQLNRQNAERLGKIFSPPEDIQAPSKESTSTDLEKKPSEEVPLEKISKSVVLEKAADESFKKEETWSGLDSTKVKNSTSVLEQAAHEPKARPTEKPSVTNHEKTKEKELVPETSSDEELIEIQVQEEEEEGEVEEEENEEEEQEEEEEEQNTNEDVQECGEEDEIYTEDMPENEETSLSEKETSDVIHENTKEEQELSADVLNKNCTVLLQKYEDNNEESIFLHLKEGTDEAQMENREVSELSSSSKRRVTEEELVKAAPKKSRVESQVGESPKSAPATATNEAHDQCKGESGQGPQIQEDTVKEYVIDTSHSPLAPFEHRIVSAKPAPIASFYAIDKQEIIGGGRFGQVHKCTEKSSGLTLAAKIIKARGSKEKEEVKNEIQVMNQLNHANLIQLYAAFESKYEIVLVMEYVEGGELFDRIIDENCNLTELDTILFIKQICDGIQYMHQMYILHLDLKPENILCVDRATNKIKIIDFGLARRYKPREKLKVNFGTPEFLAPEVINYDFVSFPTDMWSLGVITYMLLSGLSPFLGENDNETLNNILSCRWDFEEEEFKNVSEEAKDFIRKLLIKDKSWRISATESLKHPWLSDRSLHYTLHQQAKSHMTHAPSSPQ is encoded by the exons ATGAGCAACAAAGAAAGTCAGAGTACTACTTTTGTGAATTCCCTTGCTAAAATCTATGACCCAAACGCTATACAGAACCATGGACCCACCTGTAGCACTGGAAGCACATGCAAGAAGATTATAAGAAACATCAATAACTCTGTTGACAATTTTAATGACATGGATATCAAGATCGACACTCTGGGTTGCAAAATGGACAAGCTTATCAACATCCAGGAAAAAGTGCTCAACAGGTTGGACAGCATGGCAAAAGATATTGAGGTAATTGAAGATGAAGTTGAAGTACTGAAAGCAAGCAAACAGGATCTAAGCCAAATTCAACAGGCCCAAGAAAAAGTGACCTCAAATGATATTAAAGACGTTTTTTTGGAAATTACAACTTTGTTGTCCTCCATGGATCAAAGATCCGAACAACAGACAAAAAGGTTAGACGGAGTCGAAAAAATTGTTCTTGGCATCCAGCAGCTTATAAACTTTGTTGGAGAAACCATTAAAACATCCAGAATTACTGagcattttttcaaagaaaaatgcccTCCAAAGCCCAGCATGGTAAATGTGTCAGCAGTAAAAGACAATCGGCCTAAGCAGCCTGTGAAAAGACATGCTTCTGAGAAAAGTGACACAATATGGAAAAAACGGATGGAAAAG actgCTCCTTCAGCTAAAGCTGCTCACTGGACTCAAAGAATCCGACCCCACAGTGACCTCCGTGATTCCAGGCCTTGTGAAGCCATCCACAACCCCCCACGTAGGACTAAACTCCAGGGACCCAAGCATTTCCTTGCTAACCGTAAATATAGATACATT CTAAAGGATCACAAAGTAAAAGATGGGaaagaaaagcaaagaataaGTCTTAAAGTTCTGAaatctcaaaaaaagaaaaaaacactcgATGTCACAG AATCATCAGTTTATAAGAAGCAGGCAGCAGCTGATGAAAAGGTAAATCAGTTAAACCgacaaaatgctgaaagattggGAAAAATATTTTCTCCTCCAGAAGACATCCAAGCACCATCTAAAGAATCAACATCAACAGATTTGGAGAAGAAGCCCAGTGAAGAGGTGCCCTTGGAAAAGATCTCCAAGAGTGTGGTTCTTGAGAAGGCTGCAGATGAATCTTTCAAAAAAGAGGAAACATGGAGTGGGTTAGACAGCACAAAAGTTAAGAATTCTACCTCAGTCCTTGAACAAGCAGCACACGAACCTAAAGCCAGGCCAACTGAAAAGCCCAGTGTGACAAATCATGAAAAGACAAAGGAGAAGGAACTTGTGCCGGAAACTTCATCAGATGAAGAACTGATTGAAATACAAGttcaagaggaggaggaggaaggagaggtGGAAGAGGAGGAGAACgaggaggaggagcaggaggaggaggaggaggagcagaaCACAAATGAAGATGTACAAGAATGTGGGGAAGAGGATGAAATATACACTGAAGACATGCCAGAAAATGAAGAAACTTCTTTATCTGAAAAAGAGACTTCAGATGTTATACATGAAAATACCAAAGAAGAGCAGGAGCTGTCTGCTGATGTTCTGAACAAGAACTGTACTGTATTATTGCAGAA GTATGAAGACAACAATGAAGAAAGCATCTTTTtgcacttaaaagagggcactgATGAGGCACAGATGGAAAATAGAGAAGTGTCCGAGCTAAGCAGTAGCAGCAAAAGGAGAGTCACAGAGGAGGAGCTGGTGAAAGCTGCACCAAAGAAGAGCCGTGTTGAGTCTCAGGTGGGAGAATCTCCAAAGTCAGCACCAGCAACGGCAACCAATGAAGCACATGACCAGTGCAAGGGAGAGAGCGGGCAGGGACCACAGATTCAGGAGGACACCGTCAAAGAATATGTAATAG ACACAAGCCATTCACCTCTGGCTCCATTTGAACATCGTATTGTCTCAGCAAAGCCAGCACCAATAGCTAGCTTCTATGCAATTGACAAACAGGAGATAATCGGAGG aggACGCTTTGGTCAAGTTCACAAATGCACTGAAAAGTCATCAGGTCTGACACTGGCTGCAAAAATCATTAAAGCCAGGGGCTCCAAAGAAAAG GAGGAAGTAAAGAATGAAATACAAGTTATGAATCAGTTAAACCATGCTAATCTCATCCAGCTATATGCAGCATTTGAATCCAAGTATGAGATTGTACTTGTTATGGAATA tgtggaaGGAGGAGAACTCTTTGATAGAATCATTGATGAAAACTGCAACTTAACTGAACTGGACACAATATTATTCATCAAACAGATCTGTGATGGAATTCAATATATGCATCAGATGTATATATTGCATTTAGATTTAAAG CCTGAAAATATCCTCTGTGTCGACAGAGCtaccaacaaaattaaaattattgacTTTGGACTGGCAAGAAG ATATAAACCAAGGGAAAAGCTTAAAGTTAATTTTGGAACACCAGAATTTCTTGCTCCAGAAGTTATCAACTatgattttgtttcatttcctaCCGACATGTGGAGCCTTGGAGTGATTACATATATGCT gCTCAGTGGCCTTTCTCCATTCCTAGGGGAGAATGACAATGAAACTCTCAATAACATCCTTTCTTGCCGATGGgactttgaagaagaagaatttaaaaatgtctcaGAGGAAGCCAAAGATTTCATCAGAAAACTTCTAATCAAAGACAAAag CTGGAGGATAAGTGCAACTGAGTCTCTGAAGCACCCCTGGCTTTCAGATCGCAGTCTTCACTACACGCTTCATCAGCAG GCTAAGTCCCACATGACCCATGCACCTTCTTCCCCTCAATGA
- the LOC114653592 gene encoding myosin light chain kinase 3-like isoform X6 has product MDSFVKGKDVWIVGSICLVASFLWRSLWNLLNYKRKKQTPSTPDIQTAPSAKAAHWTQRIRPHSDLRDSRPCEAIHNPPRRTKLQGPKHFLANRKYRYILKDHKVKDGKEKQRISLKVLKSQKKKKTLDVTESSVYKKQAAADEKVNQLNRQNAERLGKIFSPPEDIQAPSKESTSTDLEKKPSEEVPLEKISKSVVLEKAADESFKKEETWSGLDSTKVKNSTSVLEQAAHEPKARPTEKPSVTNHEKTKEKELVPETSSDEELIEIQVQEEEEEGEVEEEENEEEEQEEEEEEQNTNEDVQECGEEDEIYTEDMPENEETSLSEKETSDVIHENTKEEQELSADVLNKNCTVLLQKYEDNNEESIFLHLKEGTDEAQMENREVSELSSSSKRRVTEEELVKAAPKKSRVESQVGESPKSAPATATNEAHDQCKGESGQGPQIQEDTVKEYVIDTSHSPLAPFEHRIVSAKPAPIASFYAIDKQEIIGGGRFGQVHKCTEKSSGLTLAAKIIKARGSKEKEEVKNEIQVMNQLNHANLIQLYAAFESKYEIVLVMEYVEGGELFDRIIDENCNLTELDTILFIKQICDGIQYMHQMYILHLDLKPENILCVDRATNKIKIIDFGLARRYKPREKLKVNFGTPEFLAPEVINYDFVSFPTDMWSLGVITYMLLSGLSPFLGENDNETLNNILSCRWDFEEEEFKNVSEEAKDFIRKLLIKDKSWRISATESLKHPWLSDRSLHYTLHQQINKKKRIQQATFYWTNSATA; this is encoded by the exons actgCTCCTTCAGCTAAAGCTGCTCACTGGACTCAAAGAATCCGACCCCACAGTGACCTCCGTGATTCCAGGCCTTGTGAAGCCATCCACAACCCCCCACGTAGGACTAAACTCCAGGGACCCAAGCATTTCCTTGCTAACCGTAAATATAGATACATT CTAAAGGATCACAAAGTAAAAGATGGGaaagaaaagcaaagaataaGTCTTAAAGTTCTGAaatctcaaaaaaagaaaaaaacactcgATGTCACAG AATCATCAGTTTATAAGAAGCAGGCAGCAGCTGATGAAAAGGTAAATCAGTTAAACCgacaaaatgctgaaagattggGAAAAATATTTTCTCCTCCAGAAGACATCCAAGCACCATCTAAAGAATCAACATCAACAGATTTGGAGAAGAAGCCCAGTGAAGAGGTGCCCTTGGAAAAGATCTCCAAGAGTGTGGTTCTTGAGAAGGCTGCAGATGAATCTTTCAAAAAAGAGGAAACATGGAGTGGGTTAGACAGCACAAAAGTTAAGAATTCTACCTCAGTCCTTGAACAAGCAGCACACGAACCTAAAGCCAGGCCAACTGAAAAGCCCAGTGTGACAAATCATGAAAAGACAAAGGAGAAGGAACTTGTGCCGGAAACTTCATCAGATGAAGAACTGATTGAAATACAAGttcaagaggaggaggaggaaggagaggtGGAAGAGGAGGAGAACgaggaggaggagcaggaggaggaggaggaggagcagaaCACAAATGAAGATGTACAAGAATGTGGGGAAGAGGATGAAATATACACTGAAGACATGCCAGAAAATGAAGAAACTTCTTTATCTGAAAAAGAGACTTCAGATGTTATACATGAAAATACCAAAGAAGAGCAGGAGCTGTCTGCTGATGTTCTGAACAAGAACTGTACTGTATTATTGCAGAA GTATGAAGACAACAATGAAGAAAGCATCTTTTtgcacttaaaagagggcactgATGAGGCACAGATGGAAAATAGAGAAGTGTCCGAGCTAAGCAGTAGCAGCAAAAGGAGAGTCACAGAGGAGGAGCTGGTGAAAGCTGCACCAAAGAAGAGCCGTGTTGAGTCTCAGGTGGGAGAATCTCCAAAGTCAGCACCAGCAACGGCAACCAATGAAGCACATGACCAGTGCAAGGGAGAGAGCGGGCAGGGACCACAGATTCAGGAGGACACCGTCAAAGAATATGTAATAG ACACAAGCCATTCACCTCTGGCTCCATTTGAACATCGTATTGTCTCAGCAAAGCCAGCACCAATAGCTAGCTTCTATGCAATTGACAAACAGGAGATAATCGGAGG aggACGCTTTGGTCAAGTTCACAAATGCACTGAAAAGTCATCAGGTCTGACACTGGCTGCAAAAATCATTAAAGCCAGGGGCTCCAAAGAAAAG GAGGAAGTAAAGAATGAAATACAAGTTATGAATCAGTTAAACCATGCTAATCTCATCCAGCTATATGCAGCATTTGAATCCAAGTATGAGATTGTACTTGTTATGGAATA tgtggaaGGAGGAGAACTCTTTGATAGAATCATTGATGAAAACTGCAACTTAACTGAACTGGACACAATATTATTCATCAAACAGATCTGTGATGGAATTCAATATATGCATCAGATGTATATATTGCATTTAGATTTAAAG CCTGAAAATATCCTCTGTGTCGACAGAGCtaccaacaaaattaaaattattgacTTTGGACTGGCAAGAAG ATATAAACCAAGGGAAAAGCTTAAAGTTAATTTTGGAACACCAGAATTTCTTGCTCCAGAAGTTATCAACTatgattttgtttcatttcctaCCGACATGTGGAGCCTTGGAGTGATTACATATATGCT gCTCAGTGGCCTTTCTCCATTCCTAGGGGAGAATGACAATGAAACTCTCAATAACATCCTTTCTTGCCGATGGgactttgaagaagaagaatttaaaaatgtctcaGAGGAAGCCAAAGATTTCATCAGAAAACTTCTAATCAAAGACAAAag CTGGAGGATAAGTGCAACTGAGTCTCTGAAGCACCCCTGGCTTTCAGATCGCAGTCTTCACTACACGCTTCATCAGCAG